A genomic segment from Lignipirellula cremea encodes:
- a CDS encoding PepSY-associated TM helix domain-containing protein, protein MTTPSPAAPPSTPAGEAGRPSADRRPRTGNRNWYSASAAAFRWLHIYLSMLSFAGVLFFAATGVTLNHPSWFGGQTQVLHDYRGQIPLELLREESDDETDEELTDDSVQRLEVAEMLRANHQLRGAVKEFEIDEFECLVFFKGPGYAADAAVDRETGAYVLTEAVTGPVAIMNDLHKGRDSGAGWSWVIDLSAVLMILMSVSGFGLLFYLRKRRRSGIVTAVLATLAMLAVWYWWVP, encoded by the coding sequence ATGACGACTCCCTCCCCTGCCGCCCCCCCCTCCACCCCTGCCGGAGAAGCGGGGCGACCCTCGGCCGACCGTCGCCCTCGAACGGGCAATCGCAACTGGTACTCGGCCAGCGCCGCCGCTTTCCGCTGGCTGCATATTTATCTTTCCATGCTGAGCTTTGCCGGCGTTCTGTTTTTTGCTGCGACCGGCGTCACGCTGAATCACCCCTCCTGGTTTGGGGGACAAACCCAGGTGCTGCACGACTACCGCGGACAGATTCCCCTGGAATTGCTGCGGGAAGAATCCGACGACGAGACAGACGAGGAGCTGACCGACGATTCCGTCCAGCGGCTGGAGGTGGCCGAGATGCTGCGGGCCAATCATCAACTCCGCGGGGCCGTCAAGGAATTTGAGATCGACGAGTTTGAATGCCTCGTCTTTTTCAAAGGGCCAGGCTACGCCGCCGACGCCGCCGTCGATCGTGAGACGGGCGCCTATGTTCTGACCGAAGCAGTCACCGGCCCGGTGGCCATCATGAACGATCTGCATAAAGGCCGCGACTCAGGCGCCGGCTGGTCCTGGGTGATTGACCTGTCGGCGGTGCTGATGATTTTGATGTCGGTCTCCGGCTTTGGCCTGCTGTTCTATTTAAGGAAACGACGCCGCAGCGGCATCGTGACTGCCGTGCTGGCCACCCTGGCCATGCTGGCCGTCTGGTACTGGTGGGTGCCCTGA
- a CDS encoding rhomboid family intramembrane serine protease, with amino-acid sequence MGYQDRDYFRDENRGGFQFRSPRTAVMWLILINVALFVVGMFMTGNSRSADDGIARRQASNPITRTLSLKADVVQQPWNCWQLLTYGFVHADVNTSTGIFHILFNMIGLFIFGRFMEPRLGRYEFTLFYLTSIVFAGLVWLGWVVATEGVGSQAMIGASGGVTAIVLLFCMSNPNQDLMVFPSIVVKAWIVGVIFVGMDLLKAFGNSDIAWQAHLGGAAFAGIYFMSGFRFERIIKKEWWKRKPNLRVHHPDAEFDDERYRALDEEADRLLEKISREGESSLSTKERRALEDYSRRMRQKHR; translated from the coding sequence ATGGGTTATCAAGACCGCGATTATTTCCGCGACGAGAACCGCGGCGGCTTTCAGTTCCGCAGTCCCCGGACGGCGGTCATGTGGTTGATTTTGATCAACGTGGCTTTGTTCGTTGTGGGCATGTTCATGACGGGTAACTCCCGTTCAGCGGACGATGGGATTGCCAGAAGGCAGGCCAGTAATCCGATCACGCGGACGCTCAGCCTGAAGGCTGACGTGGTCCAACAGCCCTGGAATTGCTGGCAACTGCTGACGTATGGCTTTGTCCATGCAGACGTCAACACCTCGACGGGCATCTTTCATATTCTGTTCAATATGATCGGGCTGTTCATTTTTGGCCGGTTCATGGAGCCGCGCCTGGGGCGGTATGAGTTCACCCTGTTTTACCTGACGTCGATTGTCTTTGCCGGGCTCGTCTGGCTGGGTTGGGTCGTGGCGACCGAAGGGGTTGGTTCGCAGGCGATGATCGGAGCCTCCGGCGGCGTCACGGCGATCGTGCTGCTGTTCTGTATGAGCAATCCGAATCAGGACCTGATGGTGTTCCCTTCGATTGTGGTCAAGGCCTGGATTGTGGGGGTGATCTTTGTGGGCATGGATCTGCTCAAAGCATTTGGCAACTCGGACATTGCCTGGCAGGCCCATCTGGGCGGGGCGGCGTTCGCCGGGATCTATTTCATGTCGGGCTTCCGGTTTGAACGGATCATCAAAAAGGAATGGTGGAAGCGGAAACCCAATTTGCGCGTGCATCATCCGGACGCCGAGTTCGACGACGAACGCTATCGGGCGCTCGATGAGGAAGCCGATCGTCTGCTGGAGAAAATCAGTCGCGAGGGAGAATCCAGTCTGAGCACGAAGGAACGCCGCGCGCTAGAAGATTACAGCCGCCGCATGCGGCAGAAACATCGCTAA
- a CDS encoding tetratricopeptide repeat protein has translation MTTRSILSAAWFLCVYCLTANVVLGQPADFKPPRLRDALSYYREGKKLHDAGDYPKALAFYNEAVRLAPDLTNCWLSRGNLWLEQKEYAKAIVEYTQASRTRPDLALPWYNRGVAQERLQDREAAEADFTAAIRLDPDMINAWYERGRLRYDREQYPAAALDFTEVIKRDPSRVEAYRQRAVALHDAGDFDAAIADYSEVIKHQPRAAAGYSNRGLAYLDKRDAPTALAEFDLAIQIDPRYAAAHNHRGLALHVLKRYPEAIAAFTEAIRLSPRYADAYYNRGGAHLKHGDGASAEADFLTAQRLQNE, from the coding sequence ATGACTACGCGATCAATCCTGTCCGCCGCCTGGTTTCTTTGCGTCTATTGCCTGACTGCGAACGTCGTGCTGGGCCAGCCGGCTGACTTCAAGCCGCCGCGGCTGCGCGACGCCCTGTCCTATTATCGGGAAGGGAAAAAACTGCACGATGCAGGCGACTATCCCAAGGCGCTGGCCTTTTACAATGAGGCCGTCCGCCTGGCGCCCGACTTGACCAATTGCTGGCTGAGTCGCGGCAATCTGTGGCTGGAACAAAAAGAGTACGCCAAAGCGATTGTCGAATACACCCAGGCCAGCCGCACCCGACCGGACCTGGCGTTGCCCTGGTACAACCGCGGCGTCGCCCAGGAGCGGTTGCAGGACCGGGAGGCCGCCGAAGCCGACTTTACCGCGGCGATCCGGCTTGATCCCGACATGATTAACGCCTGGTATGAACGGGGCCGCTTGCGCTACGACCGGGAGCAGTATCCGGCCGCCGCCCTGGATTTTACCGAAGTCATTAAAAGGGATCCCAGCCGGGTGGAAGCGTACCGACAGCGTGCAGTCGCCCTGCACGATGCGGGCGACTTCGACGCTGCGATTGCCGACTACAGCGAGGTCATCAAGCATCAGCCCAGGGCGGCCGCTGGCTACAGCAATCGCGGGCTGGCGTATCTCGACAAGCGGGACGCCCCGACGGCGCTGGCCGAGTTTGACCTGGCAATTCAGATCGATCCCCGGTACGCGGCCGCCCATAACCATCGCGGCCTGGCGCTGCATGTGCTGAAACGTTATCCCGAGGCGATTGCCGCCTTTACTGAAGCGATCCGATTGTCGCCCCGTTACGCCGACGCGTACTACAACCGCGGCGGAGCCCACCTCAAACACGGCGACGGCGCATCGGCGGAGGCCGATTTTCTGACGGCCCAGCGGCTGCAGAACGAGTGA
- a CDS encoding response regulator produces MSSPARVLFLGDLEHPEFAACRSDLGSAAESMTLSLNNAEEVAVAEAQAKQWQPHLVVLAQARTGRFAQRQLEPIQAAAPNARWISLLGGWCEGEARSGEPYPGMVRVYWHQWRYRVRRELACLAGKGPSAWTLPRTATDVDRFLQLRETPLAGGQGLVVISAESPLTFETLTDPCLAAGYSTVWLAASSRMRQQGAAAALCDFSRADDRNFDQLAVTIAAADPAPVIALMNFPRRQDRRRALELGAVEVLSKPFLVDELAAALHAALGSTPSSVR; encoded by the coding sequence ATGAGTTCTCCAGCAAGGGTGCTGTTTCTGGGCGACCTGGAACATCCTGAGTTTGCCGCGTGTCGCAGCGACCTCGGCTCCGCGGCCGAATCGATGACGCTCTCCCTGAACAACGCGGAAGAAGTCGCCGTCGCCGAGGCTCAGGCGAAGCAGTGGCAGCCGCATCTGGTCGTGCTTGCACAAGCACGGACCGGGCGCTTTGCCCAGCGGCAACTGGAGCCGATCCAGGCCGCCGCCCCCAATGCCCGCTGGATCTCCCTGCTGGGAGGCTGGTGTGAAGGGGAAGCCCGTTCCGGCGAACCGTACCCGGGGATGGTGCGGGTGTACTGGCACCAGTGGCGATACCGCGTGCGGCGGGAGCTGGCCTGTCTGGCCGGGAAGGGCCCCTCGGCCTGGACGCTGCCCCGGACGGCGACCGATGTAGATCGTTTTCTGCAGTTGCGGGAGACGCCTTTGGCTGGCGGCCAGGGGCTGGTGGTGATCTCGGCGGAATCTCCGTTGACGTTTGAAACCCTGACCGATCCTTGTCTGGCGGCCGGTTACTCGACGGTCTGGCTGGCGGCCAGCAGTCGGATGCGGCAACAAGGGGCGGCAGCCGCCCTGTGCGATTTCTCCCGCGCCGACGACCGAAACTTTGACCAACTCGCCGTGACGATTGCCGCGGCAGACCCGGCGCCGGTGATCGCCCTGATGAACTTTCCTCGGCGGCAAGATCGGCGTCGCGCGCTTGAGCTGGGAGCGGTCGAAGTCCTCTCCAAGCCGTTCCTGGTCGACGAACTGGCGGCCGCCCTGCATGCCGCTTTAGGCTCGACGCCAAGCAGCGTCCGGTAA